A part of Numida meleagris isolate 19003 breed g44 Domestic line chromosome 27, NumMel1.0, whole genome shotgun sequence genomic DNA contains:
- the MYO1F gene encoding unconventional myosin-If gives MGSKERFHWQSHNVKQSGVDDMVLLAKISEDAIVENLKKRFMDDYIFTYIGPVLISVNPFKQMPYFTDKEIELYQGAAQYENPPHIYALTDNMYRNMLIDGENQCVIISGESGAGKTVAAKYIMGYISKVSGGGDKVQHVKDIILQSNPLLEAFGNAKTVRNNNSSRFGKYFEIQFSRGGEPDGGKISNFLLEKSRVVSQNEQERNFHIYYQLIEGASQEQRQNLGIMSPDYYYYLNQSDTYQVEGTDDRSDFLETMNAMQVIGIRGEDQQLVLQIVAGILHLGNISFREEGNYARVENADSLAFPAYLLGIDHDRLNDKVTSRKMDSKWGGRSESITVTLNVEQAAYTRDALAKGLYARVFDFLVESINKAMQKPYEEYSIGVLDIYGFEIFQKNGFEQFCINFVNEKLQQIFIELTLKAEQEEYVQEGIKWTQIQYFNNKVVCDLIENKLNPPGIMSVLDDVCATMHATGEGADQTLLQKLQAAVGTHEHFNSWSSGFVIHHYAGKVSYDVNGFCERNRDVLFTDLIELMQSSEYAFIRMLFPEKLDADKKGRPTTAGSKIKKQANDLVNTLMKCTPHYIRCIKPNETKKPRDWEESRVKHQVEYLGLKENIRVRRAGFAYRRIFHKFLQRYAILTPETWPSWRGDERQGVQHLLRSVNMDPDQYQMGRSKVFVKNPESLFLLEEMRERKFDSFARVIQKAWRRHIAIRKYEQMREEASNILYNFKERRRNSINRNFVGDYLGMEERPELRQFLAKRERIDFADSITKYDRRFKPIKRDFILTPKFFYLIGREKVKKGPEKGQIKEVLKKKVEIQAVSSVSLSTRQDDFFILHEKDADNFLESIFKTELVSLLCKRYEELTRSKLRLNFQDTLQFRVKKEGWGGGGTRTVTFTRGQGDVAVLKAGGKTLTVSIADGLPRNSKPTRKEVMQSKGGGRRPPPSRSAPPPPHGTYRNGAPQFPRGDGQAKRDTYRAPHKQARAPPATALPPQNASRRSKARPPSEQNMEFLNVPDQGVAGMQRRRSVGQRPPPASRPKAQPKAAVPRCRALYQYIGQDVDELSFNVGDVIDILLEDISGWWKGRLHGREGLFPGNYVQKI, from the exons CGGAGAAAGCGGTGCTGGGAAAACAGTAGCAGCCAAATACATCATGGGCTACATCTCCAAAGTGTCTGGTGGTGGAGACAAGGTGCAG CACGTGAAGGACATCATCCTGCAGTCCAACCCACTGCTGGAAGCCTTTGGCAATGCCAAAACCGTCCGCAACAACAACTCGAGCCGCTTC GGGAAGTACTTTGAGATCCAGTTCAGCCGGGGCGGAGAGCCCGACGGGGGGAAGATCTCCAACTTCCTGCTGGAGAAGTCGCGGGTGGTGAGCCAGAACGAGCAGGAGAGGAACTTCCACATCTACTACCAG CTCATTGAAGGAGCTTCCCAAGAGCAGCGGCAGAACCTGGGCATCATGAGCCCCGATTATTACTACTACTTGAACCAGTCAGACACGTACCAGGTGGAGGGCACGGATGACCGCAGTGATTTCCTTGAGACCATG AATGCTATGCAGGTCATCGGCATCCGGGGTGAGGaccagcagctggtgctgcagatCGTTGCTGGGATCCTCCACCTGGGGAACATCAGCTTTCGGGAGGAGGGCAATTATGCCCGGGTGGAGAATGCTGACT CTCTGGCCTTCCCTGCCTACCTGCTGGGCATCGACCACGACCGCCTCAACGACAAGGTCACCAGCCGCAAGATGGACAGCAAGTGGGGCGGCCGCTCCGAGTCCATCACCGTCACCCTCAACGTGGAGCAGGCAGCCTACACGCGGGATGCCCTGGCCAAGGGGCTCTATGCACGCGTCTTCGACTTCCTTGTGGAG TCCATCAATAAGGCCATGCAGAAACCCTACGAGGAGTACAGCATTGGGGTGCTGGACATATAtggctttgaaatatttcag aaaaatggttttgagCAGTTCTGCATTAACTTTGTGAACGAGAAGCTGCAGCAGATCTTCATTGAGCTCACCCTGAAGGCAGAGCAG GAGGAGTATGTGCAGGAGGGCATCAAGTGGACCCAGATCCAGTATTTCAACAACAAGGTGGTGTGCGACCTGATAGAGAACAAGCTG AACCCTCCTGGGATCATGAGTGTCCTGGATGATGTCTGTGCCACCATGCACGCCACTGGTGAGGGTGCAGACCAGAcgctgctgcagaagctgcaggcGGCTGTGGGCACCCACGAGCACTTCAACAGCTGGAGCTCGGGCTTCGTCATCCACCACTATGCAGGCAAG GTCTCCTACGATGTGAACGGTTTCTGCGAGCGCAACCGGGACGTGCTCTTCACTGATCTGATCGAGCTGATGCAGAGCAGCGAATA TGCTTTCATCCGGATGCTTTTCCCAGAAAAGCTCGATGCTGACAAAAAGGGCCGCCCAACCACCGCAGGCTCCAAAATCAAG AAACAGGCTAACGACCTGGTGAACACGTTAATGAAGTGCACACCACACTACATCCGCTGCATCAAGCCCAACGAGACCAAGAAACCACGGGACTGGGAGGAAAGCAG GGTGAAGCACCAAGTGGAGTACCTGGGGCTGAAGGAGAACATCCGTGTGCGCCGGGCAGGTTTCGCCTACCGCCGAATCTTCCACAAATTCCTGCAACG CTATGCCATCCTCACCCCCGAGACGTGGCCGTCGTGGCGTGGGGACGAGCGGCAAGGCGTGCAGCACTTGCTGCGCTCCGTCAACATGGACCCGGACCAGTACCAGATGGGTCGGAGCAAAGTGTTCGTCAAGAACCCCGAGTCG CTCTTCCTCCTGGAGGAGATGCGGGAGCGGAAATTTGACAGCTTTGCCCGGGTGATCCAGAAGGCCTGGCGCCGGCACATCGCCATCCGGAAGTACGAGCAGATGCGGGAGGAGG CCTCCAACATCCTCTACAACTTCAAAGAGCGGAGGAGGAACAGCATCAACCGGAATTTTGTGGGTGATTACCTGGGCATGGAGGAGCGGCCGGAGCTGCGGCAGTTCCTAGCCAAGAGGGAACGAATCGACTTCGCCGACTCCATCACGAAGTACGACCGCAGGTTCAAG CCCATCAAGCGTGACTTCATCCTCACCCCCAAGTTCTTCTACCTGATCGGGAGGGAGAAGGTGAAGAAAGGCCCCGAGAAGGGGCAGATCAAGGAAGTGCTCAAGAAGAAGGTGGAGATCCAGGCAGTGAGCAGTGTCTCGCTGAG cacccGGCAGGATGATTTCTTCATCCTTCACGAGAAGGACGCCGACAATTTCTTGGAGTCCATCTTCAAGACAGAGCTGGTCAGCCTGCTGTGCAAGCGCTACGAGGAGCTGACCCGCAGCAAGCTGCGCCTCAACTTCCAGGACAC acTACAGTTTCGAGTGAAGAAGGAGGGTTGGGGCGGTGGTGGCACACGCACCGTCACCTTCACCAGAGGACAGGGTGACGTGGCTGTCCTCAAAGCTGGAGGCAAAACGCTGACGGTCAGCATTGCGGATGGGCTGCCCCGGAACTCCA AGCCCACCAGGAAGGAGGTGATGCAGAGCAAAGGCGGCGGCAGGCGGCCACCACCATCCCGCAGTGCCCCCCCACCACCCCACG GTACCTACAGGAACGGCGCTCCCCAGTTCCCACGTGGGGACGGTCAGGCCAAGCGGGACACCTACAGGGCACCCCACAAGCAGGCACGGGCCCCCCCGGCCACCGCACTGCCCCCCCAGAATGCCAGCCGCCGGTCGAAGGCACGGCCCCCATCCGAGCAGAACATGGAGTTCCTCAATGTCCCTGACCAAGGGGTGGCTGG CATGCAGCGGAGACGCAGCGTGGGCCAGCGGCCCCCCCCCGCCAGTCGCCCCAAGGCGCAGCCCAAAGCGGCCGTGCCGCGCTGCCGGGCGCTCTACCAGTACATCGGGCAGGACGTGGACGAGCTCAGCTTCAACGTGGGGGACGTCATCGACATCCTCCTGGAAG ATATCTCGGGTTGGTGGAAGGGACGGCTGCACGGCAGGGAAGGGCTGTTCCCCGGGAACTACGTGCAGAAGATCTGA
- the ZNF414 gene encoding zinc finger protein 414, protein MKTEKDEALPPFSLGGKYAGEGAGCSEAVLPSGPVPALGSGGAPPAQDLRLLKRRPAPGKHYACSSYGCKLAFPSMQELMDHLKVHYRPTQSLEGKTFQCPTLGCTETLPSMQDLMAHMKVHYKPNRYFKCENCLLRFRTHRSLFKHLHVCSDRASSPAPPPQKAEKPTPPTQEKEPTAKPPPEGLPKPPTVIRHTEKEAIATAPGADTASSLPELPGSLEALPLVPPAPHPFPLLEPNLFGPPTLTRFSGPPPPPPPPPSSVPFLSYVHPPVPFGLPTAQPRLRPCAPGHGPSASNAVWKKSQGERRRPLGQCFFCSRTRTRRRPARIPPTPRSPQPGAAHPHRSLPHPTAVPCLPPPNWERKITKATTKMLQIGPALLLPRMLGCQACPPHPPPPREGKA, encoded by the exons atgaAGACGGAGAAGGACGAAGCTCTGCCCCCCTTCTCCCTGGGGGGGAAATAcgctggggagggggcag gctgcagcgaggcagtgctgcccagcGGCCCCGTGCCAGCACTGGGGAGCGGAGGAGCCCCCCCAGCGCAGGACCTGCGGCTCCTAAAGCGCCGTCCAGCTCCAG GGAAGCATTACGCTTGCTCCAGCTACGGCTGCAAATTGGCCTTCCCCAGCATGCAAGAGCTGATGGACCACCTGAAGGTGCACTACAGACCCACGCAGTCCCTCGAGG gcAAAACCTTCCAGTGCCCCACGCTGGGCTGCACAGAGACCCTCCCCAGCATGCAGGACCTCATGGCCCACATGAAGGTGCACTACAAACCCAACCGCTACTTCAA GTGTGAGAACTGCCTGCTGCGCTTCCGCACCCACCGCTCCCTCTTCAAGCACCTCCACGTCTGCTCCGACCGCGCCAgcagccccgcaccgccgcCCCAAAAGGCCGAGAAGCCCACCCCCCCCACCCAAGAGAAGGAACCCACGGCCAAACCACCCCCCGAGGGGCTGCCCAAGCCTCCCACCGTCATCCGGCACACGGAGAAAGAAGCCATCGCCACGGCCCCCGGCGCAGACACGGCCTCCAGCCTGCCCGAGCTGCCCGGCTCGCTGGAAGCGCTGCCGCTCGTCCCGCCGGCCCCGCACCCCTTCCCGCTGCTGGAACCCAACCTGTTTGGCCCTCCGACCTTGACTCGCTTCTCGgggcctcctcctcctcctcctcctcccccttcctCGGTGCCATTCCTCTCCTACGTGCACCCCCCGGTGCCCTTCGGCCTGCCCACGGCCCAGCCCCGCCTGCGGCCCTGCGCTCCCGGCCATGGCCCGTCAGCCTCCAACGCCGTCTGGAAGAAGAGCCAAGGTGAGCGCAGGCGGCCGTTAGGGCAATGCTTCTTCTGCTCCCGGACCAGGACGCGACGACGGCCAGCGAGGATCCCCCCTACGCCCCGTAGCCCACAGCCTGGAGCTGCCCACCCCCACCGCTCTCTGCCTCACCCCACCGCCGTTCCCTGCCTCCCCCCACCaaattgggaaagaaaaataacgAAAGCGACCACCAAAATGCTCCAAATTGGCCcggccctgctgctcccccGCATGCTGGGGTGCCAGGCCTgccccccacatccccccccACCCAGGGAGGGGAAGGCCTAA